A single window of Leishmania major strain Friedlin complete genome, chromosome 10 DNA harbors:
- the GPD gene encoding glycerol-3-phosphate dehydrogenase [NAD+],glycosomal: MISTKRHINTNELLHLSKAVVFGSGAFGTALAMVLSKKCREVCVWHIKEEEARLVNEKRENDLYLRGVQLASNIIFTSDVDEAYKGAELILFVIPTQFLRGFFQKSGGNLIAYAKARQVPVLVCTKGIERSTLKFPAQIVGEFFPSNLLSVLAGPSFAIEVATGVFTCVSVASADINVARRLQRIMTTGDRSFVCWATTDTVGCEVASAVKNVLAIGSGVANGLGMGLNARAALITRGLLEIRDLTAALGGDGSAIFGLAGFGDLQLTCSSELSRNFTVGKKLGKGLSLEEIQRTSKAVAEGVATAEPLVRLAQQLKVTMPLCQQIYEVVYKKKNPRAAIADLLSCGLQDEGLPPLFKKSAATPSKL, from the coding sequence ATGATCTCCACGAAGAGACACATCAACACGAATGAACTGCTGCACCTGAGCAAGGCCGTCGTCTTCGGCTCCGGGGCCTTtggcacggcgctggcgatgGTGCTCTCCAAGAAGTGCCGCGAGGTATGCGTGTGGCACAtaaaggaggaggaggcgcggctCGTGAATGAGAAGCGCGAGAACGATCTCTACCTCCGGGGAGTACAGCTTGCGTCGAACATCATCTTTACCTCGGATGTGGACGAGGCGTACAAGGGTGCCGAGCTCATCCTCTTCGTCATCCCGACCCAGTTCCTGCGCGGCTTCTTCCAGAAAAGTGGCGGCAACCTGATCGCCTACGCGAAGGCGAGGCAGGTGCcggtgcttgtgtgcacgAAGGGTATTGAGCGCTCGACGCTGAAGTTCCCGGCGCAGATTGTTGGCGAGTTCTTCCCGAGCAACCTGCTCTCTGTGCTCGCGGGCCCCAGCTTCGCCATCGAGGTGGCCACCGGCGTCTTCACGTGCGtcagcgtcgcctccgccgacaTCAATGTGGctcgccgcctgcagcgcatcaTGACGACGGGCGACCGCTCCTTTGTCTGCTGGGCCACCACCGACACCGTCGGCTGCGAGGTGGCAAGCGCCGTGAAGAACGTGCTGGCCATCGGCTCTGGCGTGGCGAATGGCCTCGGCATGGGTCTCAACGCGCGTGCCGCCCTCATCACGCGCGGCCTGCTCGAGATTCGAGATCTGACGGCCGCGCTgggcggcgatggcagcgcCATCTTCGGCCTCGCCGGCTTCGGTGACCTCCAGCTAACGTGCTCGTCGGAGCTGTCGCGTAACTTCACGGTGGGCAAAAAACTCGGCAAGGGTTTGTCTCTCGAGGAAATCCAACGCACGAGCAAGGCCGTCGCGGAGGGCGTGGCGACGGCCGAGCCGCTGGTGCGCTTGGCACAGCAGCTGAAGGTGacgatgccgctgtgccAGCAAATCTACGAGGTCGTGTACAAGAAGAAGAACCCAcgcgccgccatcgcagaCCTCTTGTCGTGCGGCCTGCAGGACGAGGgtctgccgccgctcttCAAGAAGTCGGCTGCCACCCCCTCCAAGCTGTGA